Proteins encoded by one window of uncultured Bacteroides sp.:
- a CDS encoding endo-1,4-beta-xylanase: protein MKQYINKLLITALGSAIIAGCADTGINDFSVEKPSSIATMEYLNDYAPLKSYIDRTIHPNFKLGTGISESDFNQGGLVYRLASANFDEITPGNAMKYSSCVAKDGSMSFSEVTKFIEMAKSASLSVYGHTLAWHSQQQNEYLNSLIADKVIAVDPSNVEHALHIKTPEAKANIWDWQIYNMLPEALTVGQEYTISIRAKATAETDIAFWPNNADGSKVQYLSNFSVKKDWGVSSFKFTASIPIQKLVFSFGKFIGDLYINDVTLTATGSNTNLIANSSFENADLSKWSKPSWHSYTYAIEALPSNNTIPLTPKEKADTLTWAMDRWVKGMMEACGGYVKSWDVVNEAISGGGDDGEGFYVLQSASNGDPLKNFYWQDYFGSEEYVRKVVGMARKYYAQFKGNPSDLKLFINDYNLESDWDDNKKLKSLIHWIQRWEKDGVTKINGIGSQMHVSYFANAAKQKSKEEHIVKMFELLAASGKLVKISELDLGYIDEGDKTIKTVDITQEQHKAMAEFYKFIVKKYFEIIPVAQQYGITTWSITDSPDSDSSFWRAGEPIGLWDLNYNRKHTYAGYADGLAGK from the coding sequence ATGAAACAGTATATAAATAAACTTCTGATAACAGCATTAGGATCGGCCATAATAGCCGGGTGCGCTGATACTGGTATTAATGATTTTTCTGTAGAAAAACCAAGTTCTATAGCGACTATGGAGTATCTAAATGACTATGCTCCCTTAAAATCGTATATAGATCGTACTATTCATCCCAACTTTAAGTTGGGAACGGGTATTTCAGAAAGCGATTTTAATCAGGGAGGTTTAGTCTATCGATTGGCAAGTGCTAATTTCGATGAGATAACTCCCGGTAATGCAATGAAATACAGCTCTTGTGTTGCTAAAGATGGTTCTATGAGTTTCTCTGAAGTAACGAAATTTATAGAAATGGCCAAGTCTGCTAGTTTATCCGTCTACGGCCATACATTAGCTTGGCATTCTCAACAGCAGAATGAATATTTGAATAGCTTGATTGCTGATAAAGTAATAGCAGTTGATCCCAGTAACGTAGAACATGCATTGCATATAAAAACTCCGGAAGCTAAAGCGAATATTTGGGATTGGCAAATCTATAATATGTTGCCAGAAGCTCTCACTGTAGGTCAGGAATATACAATCAGTATACGTGCAAAGGCAACTGCAGAAACAGATATAGCATTTTGGCCAAACAATGCAGATGGATCGAAAGTACAGTATTTATCTAATTTTTCTGTAAAGAAAGATTGGGGCGTATCTTCTTTTAAATTTACAGCTAGTATTCCTATTCAAAAATTGGTGTTTTCTTTTGGTAAATTTATTGGCGACTTGTACATTAACGATGTAACATTGACAGCTACAGGTTCTAATACAAATTTAATTGCCAATTCTTCTTTTGAAAATGCTGATTTGAGCAAATGGAGTAAACCTAGTTGGCATAGTTATACTTATGCTATTGAAGCTTTGCCATCAAACAATACGATTCCATTAACTCCAAAAGAAAAGGCTGATACACTGACTTGGGCTATGGACAGATGGGTAAAAGGCATGATGGAGGCTTGTGGTGGATACGTTAAGTCCTGGGATGTAGTAAACGAAGCAATTTCAGGTGGAGGTGACGACGGAGAAGGCTTCTATGTATTGCAATCTGCATCGAACGGTGACCCTCTTAAAAACTTCTATTGGCAAGATTATTTCGGAAGCGAAGAATATGTACGTAAGGTAGTTGGTATGGCTCGTAAATATTATGCTCAATTCAAGGGGAATCCTTCGGATCTAAAACTCTTCATCAATGATTATAATTTGGAATCAGATTGGGACGATAATAAAAAACTGAAGAGTTTGATTCACTGGATACAACGTTGGGAAAAAGATGGAGTTACCAAAATCAATGGTATTGGATCACAAATGCACGTTTCATATTTTGCAAATGCAGCTAAACAAAAAAGCAAAGAAGAACATATAGTAAAGATGTTTGAATTATTGGCAGCATCAGGTAAATTAGTGAAGATTTCCGAATTGGATCTAGGGTACATTGATGAAGGTGATAAAACAATAAAGACCGTTGATATAACTCAAGAGCAGCATAAAGCAATGGCTGAATTCTATAAATTCATTGTGAAAAAATACTTCGAAATTATTCCGGTTGCTCAGCAATATGGTATTACTACATGGTCTATAACAGATAGCCCTGACAGCGATTCTTCATTTTGGCGTGCTGGTGAACCTATCGGTTTGTGGGATTTGAACTACAACCGTAAACATACTTATGCCGGATATGCTGACGGATTGGCTGGTAAATAA
- a CDS encoding DUF5627 domain-containing protein translates to MKKIIAAFMMLGALVTSCENSDWNFPDYGKTSVYFAKQTPIRTITLGTDTYDTTLDNEHKCTIMATMGGVYNNETNRIINFVVDESLCNGLTYENGSDIIPMPSSYYTLASNQIIIPSGKVLGGVEVQLKDAFFNDPKSVSTTYVIPLRMTNVENADTILKSKNYILYAVKYINKWAGNWLSRGTDVIDDNGSVTTVTRQAKYIENDEVRSLTTSAYKQVVYPVSTVVNVYKEDGTLGTKTLTCNLVLTFDDNDKCTITSGTEGYSVTGSGTWTKEGAKKAWGDKDRDELKLNYVLTYHYQQKADGSVLYKKYTCDDTLIARDRGSRLETFKAKNK, encoded by the coding sequence ATGAAAAAAATTATAGCCGCTTTTATGATGCTAGGCGCACTGGTTACATCTTGTGAAAATTCTGATTGGAATTTTCCCGATTACGGTAAAACGAGTGTTTATTTTGCCAAACAAACGCCTATACGCACCATCACATTGGGCACAGATACGTATGATACAACATTGGACAATGAGCATAAATGTACAATTATGGCTACCATGGGAGGAGTATATAATAACGAAACCAATCGCATAATAAATTTCGTGGTCGACGAATCTTTATGTAATGGATTGACTTATGAGAATGGAAGTGATATTATACCTATGCCTTCTTCTTACTATACACTAGCATCCAACCAAATTATTATACCTTCCGGTAAAGTATTGGGAGGGGTAGAAGTACAATTAAAAGATGCATTCTTCAATGATCCGAAATCTGTTTCAACAACTTATGTTATTCCATTAAGAATGACTAATGTGGAAAATGCAGATACTATTCTGAAGAGTAAAAACTATATTCTTTATGCAGTAAAATACATTAATAAATGGGCTGGTAATTGGCTAAGCCGAGGTACAGACGTAATTGACGATAATGGATCAGTTACTACAGTAACACGCCAAGCTAAGTATATAGAGAATGATGAGGTACGTAGCCTTACAACTTCTGCCTATAAGCAAGTTGTATATCCTGTCTCAACAGTTGTAAATGTGTATAAGGAAGATGGAACATTGGGAACTAAAACCTTAACTTGTAATCTTGTATTAACATTTGATGATAATGATAAATGTACAATTACGAGTGGAACAGAAGGTTATTCGGTTACCGGTAGTGGCACATGGACAAAAGAAGGTGCAAAAAAGGCTTGGGGAGATAAAGATCGTGATGAACTGAAGTTAAACTATGTATTGACTTATCACTACCAGCAAAAGGCAGATGGTTCGGTGTTGTATAAAAAGTACACATGTGATGATACATTGATTGCACGTGACCGTGGAAGTAGATTGGAAACTTTTAAAGCAAAAAACAAATAA
- a CDS encoding RagB/SusD family nutrient uptake outer membrane protein has translation MKNIIKILILSSLLTGCDDLFKPAIENNLGFEYMYGNAGYAEGVLSNAYTRIPSASYSFNDVATDDAVSNDASNSYRKMVTGAWQSDNDPTERWRNCRAAIQYLNLFLANADNVHWANDELAAKMYNDRLKGEAYGLRSMYMYYLLQAHGGWTADGKLLGVPIVTEPEGASTDFNYARATFDECMKALYADAKRALELLPTDYGDGTSNSEIPSKYLNEGVNLTQYNRVFGVKFRGRISGRIVEAIRSQAALLAASPAFSKGTTTSWQDAADYAAGVLDRINGVAGIDADGGTWYSNKEIASLGSGECPPEILWRGTKSSSNSLESDNYPPSIYGKGRINPTQNLVDAFPMLNGYPISTSDNSYKANPYANRDPRLATYILYNGMKAGVNDKVITTAADGTTNDALDKEEGHSTRTGYYMRKLLRQDINLDPNVNSTQEHYQARIRYTEIYLNYAEAANEAFGPQGKGSHAYSAYDVIKAIRSRAGITGGDLYLESIKDDKDKMRELIRNERRLELCFEGFRFWDLRRWKADWNTTAKGVSITGDASKTYSPIEVETRTYKDYMYYGPIPYSEILKFSALEQNQGW, from the coding sequence ATGAAAAATATAATAAAAATATTAATCCTCTCTTCTTTATTGACAGGATGCGATGATCTGTTCAAGCCAGCCATTGAGAATAATCTGGGATTTGAATATATGTACGGAAATGCAGGATATGCAGAAGGTGTTTTGTCTAATGCATATACACGCATTCCAAGTGCTTCTTATTCATTCAATGATGTTGCAACCGATGATGCAGTAAGTAATGATGCATCAAATAGCTATCGTAAAATGGTTACAGGTGCTTGGCAGTCAGATAATGACCCTACTGAACGTTGGCGTAATTGTCGTGCTGCTATTCAGTACCTCAATCTTTTTTTAGCCAATGCTGATAATGTGCATTGGGCAAATGATGAGTTGGCTGCTAAAATGTATAATGATCGCTTAAAAGGTGAAGCTTATGGGCTACGTTCCATGTATATGTATTATTTGCTTCAGGCGCATGGCGGATGGACAGCAGATGGGAAATTACTAGGTGTGCCTATTGTTACTGAACCAGAAGGAGCTTCAACAGATTTTAACTATGCACGTGCTACTTTTGACGAATGTATGAAGGCTCTTTATGCAGATGCGAAAAGGGCTTTGGAACTTTTACCTACTGATTATGGAGATGGAACCAGTAATTCTGAAATACCTTCAAAATATTTAAATGAGGGTGTAAACCTTACTCAGTATAATCGTGTGTTTGGTGTAAAATTTCGTGGACGTATTTCCGGACGTATCGTAGAAGCTATCCGTTCTCAAGCTGCTTTGCTGGCTGCGAGTCCGGCATTCTCTAAAGGCACTACTACATCTTGGCAGGATGCGGCTGATTATGCAGCTGGCGTTTTGGATCGGATTAATGGTGTTGCTGGTATTGATGCCGATGGTGGTACTTGGTATAGCAACAAAGAAATTGCGTCGTTAGGTAGTGGTGAATGTCCTCCTGAAATATTGTGGCGCGGAACTAAGTCGTCAAGCAATTCATTGGAAAGTGATAATTATCCTCCTTCTATTTATGGTAAAGGAAGAATTAATCCAACACAAAATTTGGTTGATGCTTTCCCCATGTTGAATGGTTATCCTATTTCAACTAGCGACAATAGTTACAAAGCCAATCCTTATGCAAACCGTGATCCTCGTTTGGCGACTTATATTTTATATAATGGAATGAAAGCTGGTGTAAATGACAAAGTTATTACAACTGCTGCTGATGGAACAACAAATGATGCTTTGGACAAGGAAGAAGGCCATTCAACCCGTACAGGCTATTATATGCGTAAGTTATTACGTCAAGATATCAATCTAGATCCTAATGTAAATAGCACCCAAGAGCATTATCAGGCACGTATTCGTTACACAGAAATTTATTTGAACTATGCAGAGGCCGCTAATGAAGCTTTTGGCCCTCAAGGAAAAGGTTCTCATGCTTACTCTGCTTATGACGTAATAAAAGCAATCCGTAGCCGAGCTGGAATAACTGGTGGCGATTTATATTTGGAGTCAATTAAGGATGATAAAGATAAAATGCGTGAACTGATTCGTAATGAACGCCGTTTGGAACTTTGTTTTGAAGGTTTCCGTTTCTGGGATTTGCGCCGCTGGAAAGCCGATTGGAATACAACAGCTAAGGGGGTTAGTATTACAGGAGATGCTTCTAAAACTTATTCTCCGATAGAAGTTGAGACACGTACGTATAAAGATTATATGTATTATGGGCCTATTCCTTATAGTGAAATATTAAAATTTAGTGCTCTGGAACAAAACCAGGGATGGTAA